The Triticum dicoccoides isolate Atlit2015 ecotype Zavitan chromosome 6A, WEW_v2.0, whole genome shotgun sequence genome has a window encoding:
- the LOC119316724 gene encoding protein phosphatase 1 regulatory inhibitor subunit PPP1R7 homolog — protein sequence MASGEGTGDSKAAGAGMEVPEVELCLDLTSCQLHDLSEVEIPPTLEELDLTANRLTAVDPRISHLPRLRKLSFRQNLLDDDAVAPLFTWDAIAGLQEIVLRDNKLTKIPDASIFKGLLVFDVSFNELSSLNGLSKVSSTVKELYFSKNEVPKMEELEHFHALELLELGSNRLRVMENLETLTNLQELWLGRNRIRTINLCGLKSIKKISLQSNRLTSMNGLQECVALEELYLSHNGIQKMEGLSMLQNLRVLDVSSNKLTAIEDIEPLTRLEDLWLNDNQIPSLSGIESALSGSREKLTTIYLERNPCAKTPNYSSTLKEIFPNLEQIDSDMLA from the exons ATGGCCTCCGGCGAAGGCACCGGAGATTCGAAGGCTGCGGGGGCAGGGATGGAGGTGCCGGAGGTGGAGTTGTGCCTCGATCTCACGAGCTGCCAGCTGCATGATCTGAGTGAGGTGGAGATCCCGCCCACCCTGGAGGAGCTGGACCTTACGGCGAACCGTCTCACCGCAGTCGACCCCCGGATCAGCCACCTCCCTCGCCTCCGCAAACTCTCGTTCCGCCAGAATCTCCTCGACGACGACGCCGTCGCGCCCCTCTTCACCTGGGATGCCATCGCTGGCTTACAG GAGATAGTCCTTAGAGATAACAAGCTTACAAAGATCCCCGATGCCAGCATCTTCAAGGGTCTTCTGGTGTTTGATGTTTCTTTCAATGAGTTGTCGTCCTTAAATGGTTTATCCAAGGTTTCCAGCACAGTGAAAGAACTCTACTTTTCGAAGAATGAGGTTCCAAAGATGGAAGAACTTGAACATttccatgcattagaattgcttgaacTTGGTAGCAACAGATTAAGG GTGATGGAAAATCTGGAAACTTTGACAAATCTACAGGAGTTATGGCTCGGAAGAAACCGGATCCGGACTATCAACTTATGTGGGTTGAAATCAATCAAAAAAATAAGTCTGCAAAGCAACAGGCTAACTTCAATGAATGGCTTACAA GAATGTGTTGCGTTAGAGGAACTGTATCTCAGCCATAATGGAATCCAAAAGATGGAAGGCCTTTCTATGTTACAGAACCTTCGTGTTTTAGATGTTTCATCTAACAAACTAACTGCTATCGAAGATATTGAGCCATTAACCAG GTTAGAGGACTTGTGGTTGAATGACAACCAAATACCATCACTGTCTGGGATAGAATCTGCTTTGTCTGGTTCACGAGAGAAACTGACCACCATATATCTTGAGAGAAATCCTTGT GCAAAAACTCCCAACTATTCATCCACATTGAAGGAAATATTTCCAAATCTTGAGCAAATTGATTCAGATATGCTAGCGTGA
- the LOC119316725 gene encoding uncharacterized protein LOC119316725 isoform X1 gives MASRLRSFSRPVAAAFLRSASARSPAASLPRALSPTPRASSLGRQVALARSLQPLHSAISAARLTSRLGAEVARAVSQGAKCSVWMNSVGQPSFRIHRSMKKKIVLL, from the exons ATGGCGTCGCGCCTCCGCTCCTTCTCCCGTCCCGTCGCAGCCGCCTTCCTCCGCTCAGCTTCCGCCCGGAGCCCCGCGGCCTCTCTCCCCCGCGCTCTCTCTCCAACCCCCAG GGCTTCTTCCCTGGGGCGGCAGGTGGCGCTGGCACGATCTCTGCAGCCGCTGCACAGCGCAATCTCGGCGGCGAGGCTAACGTCACGGCTTGGGGCAGAGGTGGCCCGGGCAGTGTCGCAGG GTGCAAAATGCTCTGTTTGGATGAACTCTGTTGGCCAACCGAGTTTCAGAATACATCGGTCAATGAAGAAAAAAATTGTACTCCTATAG
- the LOC119316725 gene encoding protein NONRESPONDING TO OXYLIPINS 2, mitochondrial-like isoform X2 — protein sequence MASRLRSFSRPVAAAFLRSASARSPAASLPRALSPTPRASSLGRQVALARSLQPLHSAISAARLTSRLGAEVARAVSQGTLCSSNPGV from the exons ATGGCGTCGCGCCTCCGCTCCTTCTCCCGTCCCGTCGCAGCCGCCTTCCTCCGCTCAGCTTCCGCCCGGAGCCCCGCGGCCTCTCTCCCCCGCGCTCTCTCTCCAACCCCCAG GGCTTCTTCCCTGGGGCGGCAGGTGGCGCTGGCACGATCTCTGCAGCCGCTGCACAGCGCAATCTCGGCGGCGAGGCTAACGTCACGGCTTGGGGCAGAGGTGGCCCGGGCAGTGTCGCAGGGTACGCTCTGCAGCTCCAACCCGGGAGTCTGA
- the LOC119316725 gene encoding uncharacterized protein LOC119316725 isoform X3: MASRLRSFSRPVAAAFLRSASARSPAASLPRALSPTPRASSLGRQVALARSLQPLHSAISAARLTSRLGAEVARAVSQETGLSVPR, translated from the exons ATGGCGTCGCGCCTCCGCTCCTTCTCCCGTCCCGTCGCAGCCGCCTTCCTCCGCTCAGCTTCCGCCCGGAGCCCCGCGGCCTCTCTCCCCCGCGCTCTCTCTCCAACCCCCAG GGCTTCTTCCCTGGGGCGGCAGGTGGCGCTGGCACGATCTCTGCAGCCGCTGCACAGCGCAATCTCGGCGGCGAGGCTAACGTCACGGCTTGGGGCAGAGGTGGCCCGGGCAGTGTCGCAGG AAACTGGTCTGAGTGTGCCTCGATAA